In Bufo gargarizans isolate SCDJY-AF-19 chromosome 5, ASM1485885v1, whole genome shotgun sequence, the following are encoded in one genomic region:
- the TMEM74 gene encoding transmembrane protein 74: MELLHINGQPQRLDECNNVDWGYNVKDPKAYCYENHCVTSALSPDQYESISLATSDEVSYPKLSQEDHGKERRKVCCVEEVETSFTYVDENVNIEHVTHQPLKNGCSHQHVNSDREIQQDSIQEVSIMSDDEATSEASGKSVDYGFISAVTFLITGILLVIISYLFPRDSRSDPSSITAREMEKIEKKNAIIGAHLDRCVIAGLCLLTLGGVVLSVLLMISMWKGELYRRKAFASKDSAKLYGSINFNHSKSGGTENTLVQEETIDVVN; this comes from the coding sequence ATGGAGCTCCTTCACATCAACGGTCAACCACAAAGGCTTGATGAGTGCAACAATGTGGACTGGGGTTATAATGTCAAAGACCCAAAAGCCTATTGCTATGAAAACCACTGTGTGACCTCAGCCTTGTCACCAGATCAATATGAGTCCATATCATTGGCAACATCCGATGAAGTGTCATATCCCAAACTATCCCAAGAAGATCATGGCAAAGAAAGAAGGAAGGTGTGTTGCGTCGAAGAAGTGGAAACATCTTTCACTTATGTTGATGAGAACGTGAACATAGAACACGTGACTCATCAACCATTAAAGAATGGCTGCAGCCATCAACATGTCAACTCTGATAGAGAAATCCAACAAGATAGTATTCAAGAAGTGTCTATTATGTCTGACGATGAAGCCACCTCAGAAGCATCTGGGAAGTCTGTAGACTATGGCTTCATCAGTGCAGTGACATTCCTCATCACTGGGATTCTTCTCGTTATAATTTCATACTTATTCCCCAGAGACTCTAGATCGGATCCAAGTTCCATCACAGCGAGAGAAATGGAAAAAATTGAGAAGAAGAACGCGATTATCGGAGCTCATTTGGATAGGTGTGTGATTGCCGGGCTGTGCCTTTTAACTCTGGGTGGTGTTGTCTTGTCAGTATTGTTAATGATATCCATGTGGAAGGGTGAACTCTACAGGAGAAAGGCGTTTGCTTCTAAAGACTCTGCTAAACTGTatggatccattaatttcaaccATTCAAAGTCTGGTGGAACTGAAAACACCTTGGTGCAAGAAGAAACCATTGACGTTGTGAATTAA